One Leptospira terpstrae serovar Hualin str. LT 11-33 = ATCC 700639 genomic region harbors:
- the atpE gene encoding ATP synthase F0 subunit C, with translation MEFGLGYIAVGLAAGLALLGAGIGIGRIGGSVAESISRQPEAAGKIQLVLYVAAGMIEGAALFAVVIALLIALKLNGSIDKTIGAGATKVEQGQ, from the coding sequence ATGGAATTCGGTTTAGGATACATCGCAGTAGGACTCGCAGCAGGACTTGCATTACTTGGTGCAGGAATCGGTATTGGTAGAATTGGTGGATCAGTGGCAGAAAGCATTAGCCGCCAACCAGAAGCAGCGGGAAAGATCCAACTCGTTCTTTACGTAGCAGCAGGTATGATTGAAGGGGCAGCACTTTTCGCAGTGGTGATCGCTCTTCTTATCGCGCTCAAACTCAATGGCTCAATTGACAAAACAATTGGTGCTGGTGCCACTAAAGTAGAACAAGGACAATAG
- a CDS encoding DUF5018 domain-containing protein: MLLKWAISDTSATCGKIYLSTIAKEITEYSIPSLGIAGIIKGNQIVITSESIVSISSYVANFKTNGVSVSVNGVPQTSGVTSNSYLSPLTYIVTGADGSTNEYTIQMVAPRVLGGGSLRLWFKADQLTLNDGDPIATWSDVSGYGNHIAQPNASLRPVFKKNQINGYPIAEYRSATASRMDLTSGAVGLYVTNSGSVFFVMRLIDTIAGGITLLNLHGGQGREISINHPISQYLVCRNGASCATISALPIPKAEFLTVGSVQVLMSTAREYWNGNLKAQVPLSYDYSGGSIPNSLYLGNGNLDADLVEVLYFNTDLSDADVQKVFFYLNTKYALLPM; this comes from the coding sequence TTGTTATTAAAATGGGCAATATCTGATACCAGCGCCACCTGCGGAAAAATATACCTTTCCACTATCGCAAAGGAAATCACAGAATATTCAATACCGAGCCTCGGAATTGCTGGTATCATTAAAGGAAACCAAATCGTCATTACTTCGGAATCTATTGTTTCCATTTCATCTTATGTTGCTAACTTTAAGACGAATGGAGTTTCGGTTTCTGTCAATGGAGTTCCGCAAACCAGTGGTGTGACTTCCAATTCCTATCTTTCACCTTTAACTTACATTGTGACAGGTGCTGATGGCAGTACAAATGAATATACCATACAAATGGTAGCACCAAGAGTTTTAGGTGGTGGGTCCCTTCGGCTTTGGTTTAAAGCTGACCAACTAACACTAAATGATGGAGATCCAATAGCAACCTGGTCGGATGTCAGTGGATACGGGAATCATATAGCGCAGCCAAATGCGAGCTTAAGACCCGTATTTAAAAAGAACCAGATTAATGGTTATCCAATTGCTGAGTATAGAAGTGCAACTGCCTCGCGAATGGATTTAACTTCCGGAGCAGTTGGGTTGTATGTAACAAATAGCGGAAGTGTATTTTTTGTGATGAGATTAATTGATACGATTGCTGGCGGAATCACTTTATTAAACTTACATGGTGGTCAAGGAAGAGAGATTTCAATTAATCATCCTATTTCGCAATACTTAGTATGTAGAAATGGAGCAAGCTGTGCCACTATATCAGCTTTACCTATCCCCAAAGCAGAATTTCTTACTGTGGGCTCAGTCCAAGTCTTAATGTCAACGGCTCGAGAGTATTGGAATGGTAATTTAAAAGCTCAAGTTCCCTTATCGTATGATTATTCGGGAGGTTCAATACCAAATTCTCTTTATTTAGGGAATGGGAACTTAGACGCAGATTTAGTAGAGGTTTTGTATTTTAATACGGACCTTTCGGATGCGGATGTTCAGAAAGTATTTTTTTATCTTAATACGAAGTATGCACTTTTGCCTATGTAG
- the atpH gene encoding ATP synthase F1 subunit delta: protein MSLNQISKVYATALLELAQEANSLESTEEELSTLVDIFFSDESIRHYFLSPLVDPSEKERTAEKSVQGKASEIVANFITLVVRKNRFLYLKDILEDFRTGVDRLKNRSSLRIISKDSLGKEAVDRITKSISSKFGRDVRVTEHTDLNLIGGFKIYIDDFLIDASIRAKLAGIEEALLQKKIPVGAFE, encoded by the coding sequence ATGAGTCTGAACCAAATTTCAAAGGTTTACGCAACGGCACTTTTGGAGTTAGCTCAGGAAGCTAACTCGCTTGAGTCAACGGAAGAGGAACTTTCAACGCTTGTTGATATTTTCTTTTCCGATGAATCAATCCGCCATTATTTCCTTTCTCCGTTAGTTGATCCTTCCGAGAAAGAACGAACTGCTGAAAAGTCAGTTCAAGGGAAGGCATCGGAAATCGTTGCCAACTTCATTACACTTGTGGTTCGTAAGAATCGATTTCTATACCTCAAGGATATTTTGGAAGATTTTAGAACAGGGGTGGACCGACTTAAAAATCGCAGTTCTCTTCGCATTATTTCCAAAGATTCTCTTGGCAAAGAAGCTGTAGATCGAATCACCAAGTCTATCTCTTCCAAGTTCGGACGCGATGTTCGTGTCACAGAACATACGGATCTTAACCTCATCGGTGGATTCAAAATCTATATAGACGACTTTTTAATCGATGCCTCGATCCGTGCAAAACTTGCAGGAATTGAAGAGGCTCTCCTCCAAAAGAAAATCCCAGTCGGAGCATTTGAATGA
- a CDS encoding F0F1 ATP synthase subunit B, which translates to MVILAASGFNLLKVNPGLVIWTLVTFSVVVFVLKKFAWDKILHALEERASGIQGDINKAETLRLEAEKSLKEYKDQLFKATEEAHKIVDEAKKDAVALRTRLTEEAHNEVKGIKDSAIREIELAKGRALSEMQHQIVEMSVLIASEILEKQLKKEDYASFVEKEIAKLDKLKIK; encoded by the coding sequence TTGGTTATCCTCGCGGCTTCCGGCTTCAATTTGCTGAAAGTCAATCCGGGTCTGGTTATCTGGACCCTGGTCACTTTCTCAGTTGTTGTCTTCGTTCTTAAAAAATTTGCATGGGACAAGATCCTTCATGCTCTCGAAGAACGTGCGTCCGGCATCCAAGGCGATATCAACAAAGCGGAAACTCTTCGTCTAGAAGCAGAAAAGTCTTTAAAAGAATACAAAGACCAACTCTTCAAAGCGACGGAAGAAGCGCATAAAATTGTAGATGAAGCTAAAAAAGATGCAGTTGCTCTCCGCACAAGGTTGACGGAAGAAGCGCACAATGAAGTAAAAGGCATTAAAGACAGCGCAATTCGAGAAATCGAACTAGCGAAAGGCAGAGCTTTATCTGAAATGCAACACCAAATTGTGGAAATGTCCGTTCTCATCGCGAGTGAGATCTTGGAGAAACAATTGAAGAAGGAAGACTATGCTTCCTTTGTCGAAAAAGAGATCGCAAAACTCGATAAACTTAAAATCAAATGA
- the atpB gene encoding F0F1 ATP synthase subunit A: protein MYLRAISVENKSKYRFFLSFLLVFSLSFTNLFANDSEGHSSDEGFDFSEVMAHHLGDAPVFPLNFGGSIVTEGQPGFDAENHDVFVNHEGVKYHYLGGLDLHITKRVTMMWIACFFMFIVFIPAANLISRNPKKVHNKFTSGVEAFVSYLKENVVDASLDHHGHSYYHYIFSLFFFILFCNLFGLVPSVGELSVAASDALVAVGLYEHTPHALHTFGQIWSGITPTGDISVTLSLASITLLTIYGTAFSYQGISFVAHAVPKGVPLPLWPLMWVLEFIVTHIARSFALTMRLLANMTAGHVMILALLGFIFMSENWFIAPVSVLSSVLIYFLELLVAFLQAFIFSLLTTVFIGTVMHRH, encoded by the coding sequence TTGTATTTGCGAGCTATTTCAGTGGAAAATAAGTCTAAATATCGGTTTTTTTTATCTTTTTTATTAGTTTTTTCCCTTAGTTTTACGAATCTTTTTGCGAATGATTCGGAAGGGCACAGCTCTGACGAGGGCTTCGACTTCAGTGAAGTTATGGCGCACCACTTAGGGGATGCTCCTGTGTTCCCATTAAACTTTGGTGGATCCATCGTCACAGAAGGCCAACCAGGATTCGATGCAGAAAACCATGATGTCTTCGTAAACCACGAAGGAGTAAAGTATCACTACTTAGGTGGACTTGACCTTCACATTACCAAACGAGTGACCATGATGTGGATCGCTTGTTTTTTTATGTTCATCGTATTTATCCCTGCAGCGAATTTGATTTCTAGAAATCCTAAAAAGGTTCATAACAAATTCACATCCGGTGTAGAGGCATTCGTTTCTTACTTAAAAGAAAACGTAGTGGATGCCTCTCTTGACCACCATGGGCATTCTTATTACCACTATATCTTTTCTTTGTTTTTCTTTATCCTGTTCTGTAACCTTTTTGGTCTTGTTCCTTCTGTGGGCGAACTCTCTGTTGCGGCATCCGATGCACTCGTTGCTGTTGGATTGTATGAACACACTCCGCATGCACTTCACACATTTGGTCAAATCTGGTCTGGAATCACACCAACGGGTGATATTAGTGTCACTCTTTCCTTAGCATCCATTACATTACTTACTATTTACGGAACTGCTTTCTCTTACCAAGGTATTTCCTTCGTAGCACATGCAGTGCCTAAGGGAGTTCCCCTCCCACTCTGGCCACTCATGTGGGTTCTTGAGTTTATTGTAACACATATCGCACGTTCCTTTGCGTTAACGATGAGGTTACTTGCCAACATGACTGCAGGACACGTTATGATCCTTGCGTTACTTGGTTTTATCTTTATGAGCGAAAATTGGTTCATAGCACCTGTGTCTGTTCTCAGTTCAGTGCTCATTTACTTTTTAGAACTACTTGTAGCTTTTTTACAAGCGTTCATTTTCTCTCTGCTCACAACCGTGTTCATCGGAACTGTGATGCATAGACATTAA